The Rhodococcus sp. ABRD24 genome contains the following window.
TACGTCTGCCGGTGGCCGTGGACGCCGAAGCGGCGCTGGGCGTTCGGTTGTTGTAGTACTCGGCTGCTAGTAATCTGACGGCGGGCATGTCGATCGAGGTCGGCTGTCCGGACGCGCTGTCGGTCTGCGGGGGGCTAAAGCGGACACCGTTGTCGTGAGGCTGTCTACTCGACTGCTCGCCTGGGAAATGCCGAGGTGCAGTGCGTAGGCGGCAAGGGGGAGATTCTTGTGCCACAAAGCAATTCCAGTGCGAGATCATTGGCCGAACGGGGAGAGCTGATCGGGTCGGTGATTGCCGGCCGGTGGGCTTCGGACGTGGACGGGGAGGGGCGATTTCCGCGCGAGGCGGTTGACGGGCTGTGCCATCAGGGTGTGCTGGGCAGTGCCGTGCCGGTCCACCTTGGCGGGGGCGGCGCATCGATGTCCGAAATATGTGAACTTGTACGGATTCTCGGGCGTCATTGCGCTTCCACTGCGATGGTCCTCGCAATTCATCAGGCGATGGTGTTTGCGATTTCCCGGCACGGGAGCGGGGGGCGCTTCGACCGGGTGCTGTGTGAGATCGCGGATGATCAGTTGCTCGTGACCGGGTGTTTCCGCCAGCCTGCCCGCTTGGGGGAGGGCAGCTCGTCGACCACTGCGGGAGCGACGGTTCTTTTCGGTGAGGAAGCTGATGTCGTGCTAACCCGAGTCGGCGTAGCCGACGGGGCGGGCGGTGGTCACGAAGACGGGCTGGCGCTGGTCCGGACCGACGAAATCGCTTTGCGCCAGGAGTCTTACGGTGACGGGCTGGGGCTGCGTGGGCTCGGCTGGAACACCTACTCGTTGGAGGTGCCCGACCACGCTGGTGATCGCTTCTGTGACAGGTTCGGCCGCGTCGCGGCAATGACGCTCGAACCGGCACTTCGGCTTCTGTCGGGAGCAGCCGGAGTGGGGATCGCCGATACCGCGCTGGACACGGCCGGTCGCTTCGTCGTGGATCACGGATCGCTTGGTTTCGTTGACGATTGGTCGGAGCATGCGCTCGAGCTCGCTCAGTCGGAGGGTGCTCGCGACGCGGCCTGGGATTGCATCCTCGGGCATGCTCGGAACTTCGGTGACTGTGCGGTGGCGGGTATCGACTCCGGGTCGACAGTCGCGTCGGCGATGGGTATCTGCGGCCCGGCGGGGTATCGCGAGACGGGAGAGTTCGGCCTCGGGCGCCAACTGCGGGACTCTCTCGGGATCCGGGAAATGGTCGTTGCTGCGATCGGCATCGAGCGCGGTGGGCGGATCTCGGATAGGTTCTGACGCCAATACCAACTTTCAGTCTGTTTGTCCTCATTATCCAGGGTGATCAGTCTCTTATTGTCGGGTTGTGCGGGCGTGCGGTAGCTTGTGATCCGGTTTGCTGCGGGGCGCTGACCGTCTGTCGATCGAGGTGGGCACGATGGGGGGTGCATATGTCCGGGAGAACGGTGACCACCGGAGGTTCGCGGATCGGGTGCGACGTCGCGATGGTCGGCGACGTCGACCGCAGCATCGAGCGGTTCGGTGAGCGATACCTGCGTCGAGTCTTCACCGAGCGGGAGGTGGCGGAATGCGCCGGCCCGATTCAGGCGTGCCGACTTGCAGCGAGATTTGCTGCAAAGGAGGCGGTGATGAAGGTGCTGCGTCCGTCGGACGACGCGGTGCCCTGGACGAACATCGAAGTGCGGCGGGCGAGTTGGGGCGGCTGTGTCGTCGAGCTGTCGGGTAGTGCGGCTCGTCTGGCCGCGCAGCAGGGTGTCGGTGAGGTGCAGATTTCGATTTCCCACGACGGCGGCGTTGCGGTGGCCATGGCTACTGCCGTCGTTCTCGGTGGGGCCGAACTGAACAGGGGGGAGTGGTCATGACGGAGAGTGCCATCCGGGATGTGCTCGATCGGCATGCGCGCCTGGTGGAGGATGCGCGCCGCATCGATTCCGCGTCGGACTTGTACGAATTGGGATTGACATCGCACGCAAGTGTGAACGTGATGCTGGCGCTGGAGGATTCGTTCGACATCGAGTTCCCCGACGAGTTGCTGCGCAAGAGCACCTTCGAGAGTGTCGATGCCATCCGGAGGGCCCTGTCGTCGCTGGGGGCAGGATGAGCGTCTCGGCGGTCGGTGTGCTCGAGGGGGATGCGGTCGAGCGTGCCACCCGGGTCGCCGCCGACGTGGCGGCGCTGTGGGCGGACGAGGTGGACCGCGACGCTCGTTTCCCAGTAGAGGCAGTCGATGCGCTGAGGGGTGCCGCGCTCCTGAGCTGTGCTGTGCCACGGCATCGCGGTGGCGAGGGTGCCTCCCTGCCGGCGCTGTGCCGGATGGCGCGGATTCTCGGACACCACTGCGCAGCAACAGGAATGGTCTTCGCGATGCATCAGAGTCAGGTGATGTCTCTGGTGCGGCACGGTGACAGTGCGGCGATGAGAGACTTCGTCGATGCTGCTGTCGGTGCACAGTATCTACTGGCCTCTGCTACCACGGAAGTCGGGATCGGCGGGGATGTACGACGGAGTTCCTGTGCGATCGAGATGGTCGCCGGCCGTGCGACGGTATCGAAGAATGCCCCGGTCATCTCGTACGGAGAGTACGCGGACGCGGTTCTCGTGACGGCCCGGCGCACGCCGGACAGCCCGGCGAGCGACCAGGTACTGGTCGTGTGCCGGCGCTCCGATGTCGAGCTCGAGCCCACCGGAGCCTGGAACACGTTGGGGCTCCGCGGTACCTGCAGTCCGGGCTTCGCGCTCCACGCCTCTACGGAACCTGGTCTGATCTGCACCGATCCGTACTCGGAGATCTCCAGTGAGACAATGCTGCCGGTGTCGCACTGTCTGTGGTCGGCGGTCTGGCTCGGTATCGCTGACGCCGCTATGGACAAGGCGCGCAGGTTTGTCCAGTCTGCGGGCCGCCGAGACCCCGGTGTCGTGCCGCCCGGGGCACTTCGGCTCGCCGAATCGGCCGCTGCCCACCAGCAGATGGTGGATCTCGTGGACAGTGCCGCCGTGCGCTTCGAAAGGGCAGCTCGAGATCCTGACGACACTGTCGTTCGCGTTCCGAACGGAGTGGGCTTCGCGCTCGCGATGAACAATCTGAAGGTCAGTACGTCGAACCTGGTGGTCGACATCGTAGGTCAGGCGATGCTGATCTGCGGTATCGCGGGATACCGCGAGGACGGGAAGTACAGCTTGGGTCGCCATCTGCGTGACGCGTACGGCGCTCGCATCATGGTGAACAACGACCGCATCACCGCCAATTCCGCGCAGCTGGCGTTGGCATACCGGGGGGCATTGTGAGCGAGCAACCGGCCGAAACCCTGACCGATCTGGACCGGGCGCGTCTCGATCTTCGATGCGAACTGCTGACCTCGGGTTTGCTGATCGAGTCGTCGGTGCCGGGACTCTACGGGCGGTCCGGACAGTTCGAGGACATAGTGGACGGTATCGACCGTGTCGTGCGTGCTGCAGGCCCGGGTTCGGAGGCGATCCGCCTGCGGTTTCCTCCGATGTTGCCGCGCAGCGACTTCGAGCGAACCGACTACATTGCATCGTTCCCCAATCTGACCGGCGCTATCCACTCGTTCACCGGAACCAACGCCGATCACGCACGAATGCTGGCCGACCGCTCCGAGGGGAAGTCGTGGGACGGCTACTTGGAACCGGCGGACACGATGCTGGTGCCGGCCGCGTGTCATCCGGCGTACCCGATGTTCACCGGGGCACTAGCCGAAGGCGGGGTCCTCCTGGACGTGTACGGATACTGCTTCAGGAACGAGCCTGCCGTGGATCCGGCTCGGATGCAGGCCTTCCGGATGCACGAGTTCGTCGTGATCGGCGATCCCGACACCGCTGCGAATCATCGCGCTTCATGGATAGACCGGGGACTCCAGGTGCTGGACGATCTGGGACTGGAGGCGACCGCGGTTGTCGCCAACGATCCGTTCTTCGGTCGTGCGGGCCGGATGCTGGCAGCCAACCAGCGCAACGAGAACCTGAAGACAGAGTTGACAATTCGTCTGTACGGCGATCTGGACGAGGGCACCGCGGTGGTGTCGTGCAATTGCCACCAGGACCACTTCGGCGCCACCTTCGGCATCGAGACCTCGGACGGATCTGTGGCGCACAGCGCGTGCGTCGGGTTCGGAATGGAACGCATCGCGCTGGCGATGCTGCGCACGCACGGTTCGGATCCACGGCGGTGGCCGGCGGGGGTGCGCAGTCGGATGGCGCTGTGACCGGACCGCTGCTGCCGGTCGCAACCGCCGGTTATTCGCCGCACGGTATCCACTCGTCGCGGCGGATCTGGGCGGAGACCAACTGCTACGTCGATCTGTGGGTGGAGATCCTGCACGTGATCGGTGCCGACCCGGTGCCCGCCGCCGCATGTGCCTTCTCGTCGCGATTCGACGGCCGACAGTGGACGTTCCTGAAGTTCAGGCCGGAGGACCTGGCGGCGTTGTACGGGATCGACGTCGCCGAGATGAATATCTGGCGCCCCGCAATCGACCACCTGGAACACAACCTCGATGCGGGCATGCTGTCGACGGTCGAGGTGGACGGATTCTGGCTGCCGGACACCGCCGGTACGAGTTATCGGCGGCAGCACGTCAAGACGACCATCGCCCCGAACCGGATCGACCGAGCCGTGGAAGAGCTCGAGTACTTCCACAACAGCGGTTACCACCTGCTCCGCGGCGAGGACTTCCGGTGCCTGTTCGGTGTCGGAGACGAACCGGTGTCGTCGTTCGCCCCGTACGTCGAGCAGGTGCGGTTCGACCGGCGTCCCCTCCTTGACGAAGGCCGGTTCGGCGCGGTGCTCCGCCGGCATCTGCGGACGCGCTCGCCGGACAATCCGGTGGCAGGTCTCGCGGCGCGCGTCGAGTCAGACGCGGCGTGGCTACGGGTAGCCGGGATGGAAGCCTTCCATTCGTGGACCTTCGGAACGCTGCGGCAGTGCGGCGCGTCCGCCGAATTGGCCGCCGATGTCTGCGAATTCATGGATTCCCGTGGCTATCCGGGCGCGGCGGCCGCCGCCGGTGGGTTCCGGGCTGTTGCCGAGGGCGCCAAGTCCGTCCAGTTCCGCATGTCGCGGGTCGCACACGGACGCGCCGTCGACCCCCGAGCCCAGCTTGCAGCGATGGCGGAAGAGTGGGAGCGGTCGATGGACATTGTCGTGAAAGCTGCAGAAGCTGACCAACCGATTCAGGTGTCCGCACGGTGACCGACATCGAGATGGTAGATCTGCTGGACGGCGCGTCGTGGCGCTGCGTCGCAACCGACCCCGACACGGTGACTGAACCTGGGAAGCTTGACGACGTCGAGGGGCGATGGCTGTCGGCCACGGTGCCGGGTACCGTCGCGTCCGCTCTACGCGCGGTGGACGGCGACCCGGCGGCACGGTCGGCGGTCGTCGACGACAGTGACTGGTGGTTCGTCACTGAACTACCCGGTCGCCGTCCGCATGCCGGTCCGTGGAGACTCCTGTCGGACGGCCTTGCGACACACTGCGACATCTGGGTCGACGATCGACTGGTCGCGTCGTCCGTATCGATGTTCGTGCCGGTTGCGGTGTTGCTGCCAGACCTTCCCGCGGGGTGCTCCGTCGCATTGAGGTTCCGCTCGCTGACGGCGGAGTTGCGGATGCGGCGTCCGCGCGGCCGTTGGCGGTCGACACTGGTCTCCGCGCAGGGACTCCGGTGGATCCGGACTTCTCTGCTGGGCCGTGCGCCGGTGTTCTCCGGCGTGCCCGCACCGGTCGGGCCCTGGCGGCCCCTCCGGATCCTGCCGGGCCGGGCTCCACGAACCAGGGGTGTCCGCGTCGACACCTCGGTGCACGGCGAAGTCGGCGTCGTGAGGGTGTCGGGCGCTGTCACCGGCTGTGCCTCGGCCACGAAAGTCACCGTCCGGATCGGAGAAGCCACGGTCGATGCGCAGCTCGCGCAGTCCGACGCGGGGGACCGGGAGTTCGCGGTCGTGGTGGAGATTCCGCGGGTCTCACCGTGGTGGCCACACACACATGGCGACTCGCCGCTGTACGACCTGTCGATCGAGTCGGGCGGGAGGACCCTGAGCTCCCGGCGGATCGGATTCCGTGACATCCGGATAGAGCGCGGCCCCGCATTCAACGGTTTCGCGGTGTACGTCAATGGCGTCGAGGTGTTCTGCCGGGGCGCGGTGTGGACACCTACTGATCCGATCGGACTCAACGATCGAGACGGAACTCGAAGGACACTCGAGCGGGTCGCCGAGGCCGGGATCAACATGATCCGGATACCGGGGACGATGGTGTACGAAACCGACGAATTCTGGAGTGACTGCGCGGAGCTCGGAATCATGGTGTGGCAGGACGTCATGCTCGCTACGCTCGATCCACCCGATGACCCGGAGTTCGAGAACCTGCTCGTCGGCGAGGTCACCCACCTGCTGCGCCGCCGGGGAGGGAACCCAGCTCTGGTGGTTCTGAGCGGTGGCAGCGAGACCGAGCAACAGCCCACGATGCTGGGTTCGGTGGATCGGCACGTCCGGGCGGTGCATGAGATCCTGCCTGCACTCGCGTCGGCGGAGGCGCCCGGTGTCGCCTACGTGTCTTCCTCGCCGTCCGTTCCGGCGGACTCCTCGATGCTGCCGACACGCCTCAGCAGTGGAGTGAGCCACTATTTCGGAGTGGGCGCCTACCGCCGTCCGCTCGGCGACGTCCGGCAGACGCGGGTGCGGTTCGCGGCGGAATGCCTTGCGTTCGCGGTGCCGCCGTCCGATCGAGCCGTCGAGAAGCATTTCGGCAGCGCCGCCGTCGCCGGCCACGACCCGCGCTGGAAGGCCGCAGTCCCTCGTGACCGTGGCTCGTCCTGGGACTTCGAGGACGTACGGGACCACTACGTGAGGTCGGTGTTCCACGAGGACCCAGCGGAGGTGCGGTGGTCAGATCCCGAGCGATACCTCGATCTCGGCAGGGCCGCGATCTGCGAGGCTGTCGGTGAGAGCTTCCAGTTCTGGCGGCGGCCCGACTCCGGGTGCGCCGGCGCGCTCGTCCTCGCATTGCGTGACCTCGAGCCTGGGCCAGGCTGGGGCCTGCTCGACTGGGCCGGCGCGCCCAAGGCTCCCTGGTTCGTCTTGCGATCACTCTCGCGTCCTGTCTGCGTGCTGGTGACCGACGACGGACTGGATGGACTGCGGATCGACGTTCGCAACGACACCACCGGCACCGTCGATGGCGAACTGCGGGTGCGCTCACACACCCGCAATGGTGCGGTGTCACTCGATGTCGCGGAGGCGGTCCGAATCGCACCTCACGACGGGCTGTCGTGGTCACTCGATGCGCTCATCGGCCGGTTCACCGACCTGTCTCACGCCTTCCGGTTCGGACCGCAGGTCCACGACAGTCTCACCGTCACGCTGCTCGGTCCGGCGGGCGAGGTCCTCGACGAACGGGTCCGTTTACTCGGGGGGAGCGCTCGTCCGCTCGAACGGTCCGTCGGGCTGACGGCGACGGCCCGACAGGACCGGGCCGGGGCGTGGATCGTTGACGTCCGGACCGAGGCACTCGCGCAGTACGTCCGGTTGGACGTGCCGGGCTTCGACCCGGTGGACTCGTGGTTCCACCTGGCGGCCGGAAGCGGCCGTGCGGTACCGCTGCGCCCGTCGGAGGAGT
Protein-coding sequences here:
- a CDS encoding acyl-CoA dehydrogenase family protein, which gives rise to MAERGELIGSVIAGRWASDVDGEGRFPREAVDGLCHQGVLGSAVPVHLGGGGASMSEICELVRILGRHCASTAMVLAIHQAMVFAISRHGSGGRFDRVLCEIADDQLLVTGCFRQPARLGEGSSSTTAGATVLFGEEADVVLTRVGVADGAGGGHEDGLALVRTDEIALRQESYGDGLGLRGLGWNTYSLEVPDHAGDRFCDRFGRVAAMTLEPALRLLSGAAGVGIADTALDTAGRFVVDHGSLGFVDDWSEHALELAQSEGARDAAWDCILGHARNFGDCAVAGIDSGSTVASAMGICGPAGYRETGEFGLGRQLRDSLGIREMVVAAIGIERGGRISDRF
- a CDS encoding holo-ACP synthase, which encodes MSGRTVTTGGSRIGCDVAMVGDVDRSIERFGERYLRRVFTEREVAECAGPIQACRLAARFAAKEAVMKVLRPSDDAVPWTNIEVRRASWGGCVVELSGSAARLAAQQGVGEVQISISHDGGVAVAMATAVVLGGAELNRGEWS
- a CDS encoding acyl carrier protein, giving the protein MTESAIRDVLDRHARLVEDARRIDSASDLYELGLTSHASVNVMLALEDSFDIEFPDELLRKSTFESVDAIRRALSSLGAG
- a CDS encoding acyl-CoA dehydrogenase family protein, whose product is MSVSAVGVLEGDAVERATRVAADVAALWADEVDRDARFPVEAVDALRGAALLSCAVPRHRGGEGASLPALCRMARILGHHCAATGMVFAMHQSQVMSLVRHGDSAAMRDFVDAAVGAQYLLASATTEVGIGGDVRRSSCAIEMVAGRATVSKNAPVISYGEYADAVLVTARRTPDSPASDQVLVVCRRSDVELEPTGAWNTLGLRGTCSPGFALHASTEPGLICTDPYSEISSETMLPVSHCLWSAVWLGIADAAMDKARRFVQSAGRRDPGVVPPGALRLAESAAAHQQMVDLVDSAAVRFERAARDPDDTVVRVPNGVGFALAMNNLKVSTSNLVVDIVGQAMLICGIAGYREDGKYSLGRHLRDAYGARIMVNNDRITANSAQLALAYRGAL
- a CDS encoding amino acid--[acyl-carrier-protein] ligase, producing MSEQPAETLTDLDRARLDLRCELLTSGLLIESSVPGLYGRSGQFEDIVDGIDRVVRAAGPGSEAIRLRFPPMLPRSDFERTDYIASFPNLTGAIHSFTGTNADHARMLADRSEGKSWDGYLEPADTMLVPAACHPAYPMFTGALAEGGVLLDVYGYCFRNEPAVDPARMQAFRMHEFVVIGDPDTAANHRASWIDRGLQVLDDLGLEATAVVANDPFFGRAGRMLAANQRNENLKTELTIRLYGDLDEGTAVVSCNCHQDHFGATFGIETSDGSVAHSACVGFGMERIALAMLRTHGSDPRRWPAGVRSRMAL
- a CDS encoding DUF1839 family protein, translating into MTGPLLPVATAGYSPHGIHSSRRIWAETNCYVDLWVEILHVIGADPVPAAACAFSSRFDGRQWTFLKFRPEDLAALYGIDVAEMNIWRPAIDHLEHNLDAGMLSTVEVDGFWLPDTAGTSYRRQHVKTTIAPNRIDRAVEELEYFHNSGYHLLRGEDFRCLFGVGDEPVSSFAPYVEQVRFDRRPLLDEGRFGAVLRRHLRTRSPDNPVAGLAARVESDAAWLRVAGMEAFHSWTFGTLRQCGASAELAADVCEFMDSRGYPGAAAAAGGFRAVAEGAKSVQFRMSRVAHGRAVDPRAQLAAMAEEWERSMDIVVKAAEADQPIQVSAR
- a CDS encoding glycosyl hydrolase — translated: MTDIEMVDLLDGASWRCVATDPDTVTEPGKLDDVEGRWLSATVPGTVASALRAVDGDPAARSAVVDDSDWWFVTELPGRRPHAGPWRLLSDGLATHCDIWVDDRLVASSVSMFVPVAVLLPDLPAGCSVALRFRSLTAELRMRRPRGRWRSTLVSAQGLRWIRTSLLGRAPVFSGVPAPVGPWRPLRILPGRAPRTRGVRVDTSVHGEVGVVRVSGAVTGCASATKVTVRIGEATVDAQLAQSDAGDREFAVVVEIPRVSPWWPHTHGDSPLYDLSIESGGRTLSSRRIGFRDIRIERGPAFNGFAVYVNGVEVFCRGAVWTPTDPIGLNDRDGTRRTLERVAEAGINMIRIPGTMVYETDEFWSDCAELGIMVWQDVMLATLDPPDDPEFENLLVGEVTHLLRRRGGNPALVVLSGGSETEQQPTMLGSVDRHVRAVHEILPALASAEAPGVAYVSSSPSVPADSSMLPTRLSSGVSHYFGVGAYRRPLGDVRQTRVRFAAECLAFAVPPSDRAVEKHFGSAAVAGHDPRWKAAVPRDRGSSWDFEDVRDHYVRSVFHEDPAEVRWSDPERYLDLGRAAICEAVGESFQFWRRPDSGCAGALVLALRDLEPGPGWGLLDWAGAPKAPWFVLRSLSRPVCVLVTDDGLDGLRIDVRNDTTGTVDGELRVRSHTRNGAVSLDVAEAVRIAPHDGLSWSLDALIGRFTDLSHAFRFGPQVHDSLTVTLLGPAGEVLDERVRLLGGSARPLERSVGLTATARQDRAGAWIVDVRTEALAQYVRLDVPGFDPVDSWFHLAAGSGRAVPLRPSEECSGEQPVRVVGRVGALNSLVSAPIVADTLLSQDVHRID